The Pirellulales bacterium DNA segment CGGGATCGGCGTCGTTGGCGGTGTGTATGGCGCGGGTGCGAAAAAGCATGTCAATTACGAATTAAAAATGAAGAATTAAAAATGAATTGCAAGCGTGGCGACTTAAGATGACTTGCTAGATTTGAGAATTGCGACCATGATTTTACACAACTCTTGTGCATCCGCATAAATACTCCCAAATTCATTCGCCTTCAAGTATCCCGTGTCTTTGAGAAGCCGCAACCAATAATTGGTTTCTCTCGCTTCCTTATATGCCACCGAAAGCTTCGCAATAAAATCCGCGCGAGTTTGCCCTCCGATTGCTTCCTCTACATTCGCTCCAATCGCCGTGCCACTTCGCAAAGCTTGCTTAGATAAAACAAATTCTTGCTTGGCTTTGGTAAGGTGCTGATACAGCTTGACCATACGAATCGCAAATGCATAACTTTTCGCTTGGATCACATTGTTTTGTTTCATTTTGTATAATTCTCCTTCTGAAATTTTTAATTGATAATTTTTAATTGATAATTATGCGCGCAGCGCTTCCCCCAAGTCCCCCACCAGGTCTTCCGTGTTTTCGATCCCCAGGGCCAGGCGGACCATGTTATCCGGGATGCCAAATTTTTGCCGGTCGGTGGGCGTGTAATCAAAATAAC contains these protein-coding regions:
- a CDS encoding four helix bundle protein — protein: MKQNNVIQAKSYAFAIRMVKLYQHLTKAKQEFVLSKQALRSGTAIGANVEEAIGGQTRADFIAKLSVAYKEARETNYWLRLLKDTGYLKANEFGSIYADAQELCKIMVAILKSSKSS